A genomic segment from Streptomyces sp. NBC_00237 encodes:
- a CDS encoding catalase — MTQEAHVTTQGPLTTEAGAPVADNQNSETAGIGGPVLVQDQALLEKLAHFNRERIPERVVHARGAGAYGTFTLTRDVSQWTRAKFLSEVGKQTETFLRFSTVAGNLGSADAVRDPRGFALKFYTEEGNYDLVGNNTPVFFIKDAIKFPDFIHTQKRDPYTGSQEADNVWDFWGLSPESTHQVTWLFGDRGIPATLRHMNGYGSHTYQWNNAQGEVFWVKYHFKTDQGIKNLTQSEANALAGEDPDSHQRDLREAIERGEFPSWTVQVQIMPAADAATYRFNPFDLTKVWPHEDYPPIEIGKLELNRNPQNVFAEVEQSIFSPAHFVPGIGPSPDKMLQGRLFAYGDAHRYRVGINADHLPVNRPHATEARTNSRDGFLYDGRHAGAKNYEPNSFGGPFQTDKPLWQPVAVTGSTGNHEAPSHAEDNDFVQAGDLYRLMSEDEKGRLVENLAGFIAKVSRDDIAERAVNNFRQADGDFGKRLEAAVQALRSGK, encoded by the coding sequence ATGACGCAGGAGGCGCACGTGACCACGCAGGGACCGCTCACCACCGAGGCCGGCGCACCGGTCGCCGACAACCAGAACAGCGAGACGGCCGGTATCGGCGGCCCCGTGCTCGTACAGGACCAGGCGCTCCTTGAGAAGCTCGCGCACTTCAACCGGGAGCGGATCCCGGAGCGTGTGGTGCATGCGCGCGGCGCCGGTGCGTACGGCACCTTCACGCTGACGCGGGACGTCTCGCAGTGGACGCGGGCGAAGTTCCTGTCGGAGGTGGGGAAACAGACGGAGACGTTTCTGCGCTTCTCGACCGTGGCGGGGAACCTCGGTTCCGCCGACGCCGTGCGTGACCCGCGTGGCTTCGCGCTGAAGTTCTACACGGAGGAGGGGAACTACGACCTCGTCGGGAACAACACCCCCGTCTTCTTCATCAAGGACGCCATCAAGTTCCCGGACTTCATCCACACGCAGAAGCGCGACCCGTACACCGGCAGCCAGGAAGCCGACAACGTCTGGGACTTCTGGGGGCTGAGCCCGGAGAGCACCCACCAGGTGACGTGGCTGTTCGGCGACCGGGGCATCCCCGCGACGCTGCGCCACATGAACGGCTACGGCTCGCACACGTACCAGTGGAACAACGCCCAGGGCGAGGTCTTCTGGGTGAAGTACCACTTCAAGACCGACCAGGGGATCAAGAACCTCACCCAGAGCGAGGCCAACGCGCTCGCGGGCGAGGACCCGGACAGCCACCAGCGCGACCTGCGCGAGGCCATCGAGCGCGGCGAGTTCCCGTCCTGGACGGTGCAGGTGCAGATCATGCCTGCGGCGGACGCGGCGACGTACCGCTTCAACCCGTTCGACCTCACCAAGGTGTGGCCGCACGAGGACTACCCGCCGATCGAGATCGGCAAGCTGGAGCTCAACCGCAACCCGCAGAACGTCTTCGCCGAGGTCGAGCAGTCGATCTTCAGCCCCGCCCACTTCGTGCCGGGCATCGGGCCCTCCCCGGACAAGATGCTCCAGGGGCGGCTGTTCGCGTACGGCGACGCGCACCGCTACCGCGTCGGCATCAACGCCGACCACCTGCCGGTGAACCGCCCGCACGCCACCGAGGCGCGCACCAACTCCCGTGACGGGTTCCTGTACGACGGCCGTCACGCGGGCGCGAAGAACTACGAGCCGAACAGCTTCGGAGGGCCTTTCCAGACCGACAAGCCGCTGTGGCAGCCGGTCGCGGTGACGGGGTCGACGGGCAACCACGAGGCGCCGAGCCACGCCGAGGACAACGACTTCGTGCAGGCCGGTGACCTGTACCGGCTGATGTCCGAGGACGAGAAGGGGCGTCTGGTGGAGAACCTCGCCGGGTTCATCGCGAAGGTGTCGCGCGACGACATCGCCGAGCGGGCCGTCAACAACTTCCGTCAGGCGGACGGCGACTTCGGCAAGCGGCTGGAGGCTGCCGTCCAGGCGCTGCGGAGCGGCAAGTAG
- a CDS encoding molybdenum cofactor biosynthesis protein MoaE, with translation MAGTPSTTHPGEQTAQDPIRLLAIRDTALSLDEVFRAVGEDAAGGTALFVGTVRNHDGGADVDALGYSCHPTAEAEMRRVAEQVVAKYPVRALAAVHRVGDLAVGDLAVVVAVSCPHRAEAFEACRMLIDDLKHEVPIWKHQTFSDGAEEWVGA, from the coding sequence ATGGCAGGCACTCCCAGCACCACCCACCCGGGCGAACAGACGGCGCAGGACCCGATCCGGCTGCTCGCGATCCGTGACACGGCGCTCTCCCTCGACGAGGTCTTCCGTGCCGTCGGGGAGGACGCGGCGGGCGGCACAGCCCTGTTCGTCGGCACGGTGCGCAACCACGACGGCGGCGCGGACGTCGACGCGCTGGGCTACTCCTGCCACCCCACGGCGGAGGCGGAGATGCGCCGCGTGGCCGAGCAGGTCGTCGCCAAGTACCCCGTGCGGGCGCTCGCGGCCGTCCACCGGGTGGGCGATCTCGCGGTGGGCGATCTGGCGGTCGTGGTGGCCGTCTCCTGCCCGCACCGGGCGGAGGCGTTCGAGGCGTGCCGGATGCTCATCGACGACCTCAAGCACGAGGTGCCGATCTGGAAGCACCAGACGTTCTCCGACGGCGCAGAAGAATGGGTCGGCGCGTAG
- a CDS encoding PPA1309 family protein, with product MSNSSPSDHTPPMPSPGTPMAASPLTRAVLEIDEYASGLGWDKPARLFALVDTAKLRKQEPGLAKQLGIDPAQAAGYTPIEQEEIPRGKALDEFLGTIAWPAGVTGCALTVERLMLPPSAEASVPEGLKGKQLTKWVAAHPDRQEVRMTVAVLRGGARESAIRLREKDSPNEVLTGPDLVPGLAEALAATFES from the coding sequence ATGTCCAACTCCTCCCCCTCAGACCACACCCCTCCGATGCCCTCTCCGGGCACGCCGATGGCGGCCAGTCCGCTCACCCGGGCCGTCCTGGAGATCGACGAGTACGCGTCCGGCCTCGGCTGGGACAAGCCCGCGCGGCTGTTCGCCCTCGTCGACACGGCGAAGCTGCGCAAGCAGGAGCCGGGGCTCGCCAAGCAGCTCGGCATCGATCCCGCGCAGGCCGCCGGGTACACGCCGATCGAGCAGGAGGAGATTCCGCGCGGCAAGGCGCTGGACGAGTTCCTCGGCACGATCGCCTGGCCCGCCGGGGTCACCGGGTGCGCCCTCACGGTGGAGCGTCTGATGCTGCCGCCGTCGGCCGAGGCGTCCGTGCCGGAGGGGCTGAAGGGCAAGCAGCTCACCAAGTGGGTGGCCGCGCACCCGGACCGCCAGGAGGTGCGGATGACGGTGGCCGTGCTGCGCGGCGGGGCCCGCGAGTCGGCGATCCGGCTGCGCGAGAAGGACTCGCCCAACGAGGTGCTGACGGGGCCTGACCTGGTGCCCGGTCTGGCGGAGGCACTGGCGGCGACGTTCGAGTCGTAA
- a CDS encoding PDZ domain-containing protein has protein sequence MPRRTATMLASTLVLIALLCAGVLIKVPYAEMSPGPTVNTLGEAGGEPVLQISGRKTYPTTGHLNMTTVRVTGADYRMNLVETVAGWLAHDSVVVPHDTLYPDGKTEEQSTQENAEEFSQSQESAKVAALRELKIPVATRVVVASVVKGSPAENTLHAGDVIREVDGTKVEEPGDVSQLVTRHKAGEAVVFTIVPVKDAQAAEKAHKEPTVTEKVTVTTKKAEDNGRAIVGIQAGTDHTFPFTIDIKLADVGGPSAGLMFSLGIVDKLTEGNMTGGKFVAGTGTIDEKGKVGPIGGIQMKTVAARAAGAEYFLTPKDNCATAAADVPDGLTLVKVDTLDDAVKAMNGISKGDRASLPKCTTG, from the coding sequence ATGCCACGCCGCACCGCGACGATGCTCGCTTCCACCCTCGTCCTCATCGCGCTGCTCTGTGCGGGTGTCCTCATCAAGGTTCCGTACGCGGAGATGTCCCCGGGCCCCACGGTGAACACGCTCGGGGAGGCCGGCGGCGAGCCGGTGCTCCAGATCTCCGGGCGCAAGACGTACCCGACGACCGGTCACCTCAACATGACGACGGTCCGGGTCACCGGCGCGGACTACCGGATGAACCTCGTGGAGACGGTGGCCGGGTGGCTGGCGCACGACAGTGTCGTGGTGCCGCACGACACGCTCTACCCGGACGGCAAGACCGAGGAGCAGTCCACCCAGGAGAACGCCGAGGAGTTCAGCCAGTCCCAGGAGAGCGCCAAGGTGGCCGCCCTCCGGGAGCTGAAGATCCCCGTCGCCACCCGGGTGGTCGTCGCGAGCGTCGTCAAGGGCAGCCCGGCCGAGAACACGCTCCACGCGGGCGACGTCATCCGTGAGGTCGACGGCACGAAGGTCGAGGAGCCGGGCGACGTCTCTCAGCTGGTCACCCGGCACAAGGCCGGTGAGGCGGTCGTCTTCACCATCGTGCCCGTCAAGGACGCCCAGGCCGCCGAGAAGGCGCACAAGGAGCCCACGGTCACCGAGAAGGTCACCGTCACCACGAAGAAGGCCGAGGACAACGGCAGGGCGATCGTCGGCATCCAGGCCGGGACCGACCACACCTTCCCGTTCACCATCGACATCAAGCTGGCCGACGTGGGTGGCCCCAGCGCCGGTCTGATGTTCTCGCTCGGCATCGTCGACAAGCTCACCGAGGGCAACATGACGGGCGGCAAGTTCGTCGCCGGTACGGGCACGATCGACGAGAAGGGCAAGGTCGGCCCGATCGGCGGCATCCAGATGAAGACGGTCGCCGCACGGGCCGCGGGCGCCGAGTACTTCCTCACCCCCAAGGACAACTGCGCGACGGCCGCAGCCGACGTCCCCGACGGGCTCACGCTCGTCAAGGTCGACACCCTCGACGACGCCGTGAAGGCGATGAACGGCATCAGCAAGGGAGACCGGGCGAGCCTGCCGAAGTGCACGACAGGCTGA
- a CDS encoding UPF0182 family protein encodes MPDRGGGPTGPRIRVGRPSRRARTLLMTLGVLAVLAMAFVMFAGFWTDWLWYRSVKFSSVFTTTLWTKIGLFAVFGLLMAAAVGVNIWLAHRLRPPLSAMSMEQQSLDRYRMGLAPYKKWVLIAITALVGLISGASAAGQWRTWLLWVNGELFGQKDPEFGLDVAFYAFDLPWYRFLLGFGFAAAVISLVAAALVHYLYGGLRITSPGARATAAATGHLSVLLGIFVALKAVAYWLDRYGLAVKSSDFKATGNWTGLRYVDANAYLPAKTILFCIAVICAVLFFATLWRRTWQLPVIGFGLMVLSAILIGGLYPAIVQKFQVQPNEQAKEAPYIKKNIEATRKAYDIDGARVTDYKGAGDSGDNAQLRKDADTAASYRLLDPNVVSPTFRQLQQERKYYQFPQTLDVDRYNGQDTVIGLRELDLKGIPKRNWINDHFYYTHGYGAVTAKGTSVNADNEGGPEFTESGLPSQGVLSEKAKYEQRIYYGEKTEQYSIVGGPQQELDYEKNGEATKTTRYQGGSGVNLSNPFNRAAYAVTMSEPQILYSGAIGEGSRILYNRTPKERVEAVAPWLTIDGDAYPAIIGDRIQWIVDAYTTTNGYPYASRTTLGDTTTDSLTTNQRAVVAQQNQVNYIRNSVKATVDAYDGTVKLYEWDEKDPVLKTWKKAFPGTVEDKDKIPAQLKEHLRYPQDMFKVQRELLTRYHVTEPKQFYSGSDAWQVPDDPTTDAKGAVPPYYLSLKMPGDKDQNFSLTTTFTPNGRPNLGGFMAVDADAASPNYGTIRLLRVTGDVLGPQQVQNRLSTNPDVTEFVRNTKGANSDIEYGNLLTIPLNEGFLYVTPVYAQGNNAQYPLLKKVGVSYGKETVFKDSLAEALNAVFGEKGAETPPDKGDDGTTKPPATGSAALQKAIADASAALADSDKALQKAPQDWVAYGKAQEKLRDALQRAADAQKGTPPTDDKGADKGADKSDDKTPDASKSPDAADPPKSE; translated from the coding sequence ATGCCGGACCGCGGCGGAGGCCCGACCGGGCCACGGATCAGAGTGGGCCGGCCCTCCCGGCGTGCCCGGACCCTGCTCATGACACTGGGGGTCCTGGCCGTCCTGGCCATGGCGTTCGTCATGTTCGCCGGGTTCTGGACGGACTGGCTCTGGTACCGATCGGTCAAGTTCTCCTCCGTCTTCACCACCACTCTGTGGACCAAGATCGGGCTGTTCGCCGTCTTCGGTCTCCTCATGGCCGCAGCCGTCGGCGTGAACATCTGGCTGGCGCACCGGCTCCGGCCGCCGCTCAGCGCGATGTCGATGGAGCAGCAGAGCCTCGACCGCTACCGGATGGGTCTGGCCCCGTACAAGAAGTGGGTGCTGATCGCGATCACCGCCCTCGTCGGGCTGATTTCGGGAGCCTCCGCCGCCGGACAGTGGCGCACCTGGCTCCTGTGGGTCAACGGTGAGCTGTTCGGGCAGAAGGACCCGGAATTCGGGCTCGACGTGGCGTTCTACGCCTTCGACCTGCCCTGGTACCGCTTCCTGCTCGGCTTCGGGTTCGCCGCAGCGGTGATCTCCCTGGTCGCCGCCGCCCTGGTGCACTACCTGTACGGCGGACTGCGCATCACCAGCCCCGGTGCGCGCGCGACCGCCGCCGCCACCGGCCACCTGTCGGTGCTGCTCGGCATCTTCGTCGCGCTCAAGGCCGTCGCGTACTGGCTGGACCGGTACGGTCTCGCGGTGAAGTCCAGCGACTTCAAGGCCACCGGCAACTGGACCGGCCTGCGCTACGTCGACGCCAACGCCTACCTCCCGGCGAAGACGATCCTGTTCTGCATCGCCGTCATCTGCGCCGTGCTGTTCTTCGCGACGCTGTGGCGCCGCACCTGGCAGCTGCCGGTGATCGGCTTCGGCCTCATGGTGCTCTCGGCGATCCTGATCGGCGGGCTCTACCCGGCGATCGTGCAGAAGTTCCAGGTCCAGCCGAACGAGCAGGCCAAGGAAGCCCCGTACATCAAGAAGAACATCGAGGCGACCCGCAAGGCGTACGACATCGACGGCGCCAGGGTCACCGACTACAAGGGGGCGGGCGACAGCGGCGACAACGCGCAGCTGCGCAAGGACGCCGACACGGCGGCCAGCTACCGCCTGCTCGACCCGAACGTCGTCTCCCCGACCTTCCGCCAGCTCCAGCAGGAGCGGAAGTACTACCAGTTCCCGCAGACCCTCGACGTCGACCGCTACAACGGCCAGGACACCGTCATCGGCCTCCGCGAGCTCGACCTCAAGGGCATTCCGAAGCGGAACTGGATCAACGACCACTTCTACTACACGCACGGTTACGGTGCGGTGACCGCCAAGGGCACCTCCGTCAACGCGGACAACGAGGGCGGCCCGGAGTTCACCGAGTCCGGCCTCCCGTCCCAGGGCGTGCTCAGCGAGAAGGCCAAGTACGAGCAGCGGATCTACTACGGCGAGAAGACCGAGCAGTACTCGATCGTCGGCGGTCCGCAGCAGGAGCTCGACTACGAGAAGAACGGCGAGGCGACCAAGACCACCCGGTACCAGGGCGGCAGCGGCGTCAACCTCTCCAACCCGTTCAACCGTGCGGCGTACGCCGTCACGATGAGCGAGCCGCAGATCCTCTACTCCGGCGCCATCGGCGAGGGCTCGCGGATCCTGTACAACCGCACGCCCAAGGAGCGCGTCGAGGCGGTCGCCCCCTGGCTGACCATCGACGGCGACGCCTACCCGGCGATCATCGGCGACCGCATCCAGTGGATCGTCGACGCCTACACCACGACCAACGGCTACCCGTACGCGTCGCGCACGACGCTCGGGGACACCACGACCGACTCGCTGACCACCAACCAGCGCGCCGTCGTCGCCCAGCAGAACCAGGTCAACTACATCCGCAACTCGGTGAAGGCCACCGTCGACGCGTACGACGGCACGGTCAAGCTCTACGAGTGGGACGAGAAGGACCCGGTCCTCAAGACCTGGAAGAAGGCGTTCCCGGGCACGGTCGAGGACAAGGACAAGATCCCGGCGCAGCTCAAGGAGCACCTGCGCTATCCGCAGGACATGTTCAAGGTCCAGCGCGAGCTGCTCACCCGCTACCACGTCACGGAGCCGAAGCAGTTCTACTCCGGCTCCGACGCCTGGCAGGTCCCGGACGACCCGACGACCGACGCCAAGGGCGCCGTGCCGCCGTACTACCTGAGCCTGAAGATGCCCGGCGACAAGGACCAGAACTTCTCCTTGACGACGACCTTCACGCCCAACGGACGCCCCAACCTCGGGGGGTTCATGGCGGTCGACGCGGATGCGGCGAGTCCGAACTACGGCACCATAAGGCTCCTGAGAGTCACCGGTGACGTCCTCGGTCCGCAGCAGGTGCAGAACCGGCTGAGCACCAACCCCGACGTCACGGAATTCGTCCGCAACACCAAGGGCGCCAACTCGGACATCGAGTACGGCAACCTGCTGACGATCCCGCTCAACGAAGGGTTCCTGTACGTCACTCCGGTGTACGCGCAGGGCAACAACGCCCAGTACCCGCTGCTGAAGAAGGTCGGCGTCTCGTACGGCAAGGAGACCGTCTTCAAGGACAGTCTCGCCGAGGCGCTGAACGCCGTCTTCGGCGAGAAGGGTGCGGAGACCCCGCCGGACAAGGGCGACGACGGCACCACCAAGCCGCCCGCCACCGGCTCCGCCGCGCTCCAGAAGGCCATCGCGGACGCTTCCGCCGCGCTGGCGGACAGCGACAAGGCGCTCCAGAAGGCGCCGCAGGACTGGGTGGCGTACGGCAAGGCGCAGGAGAAGCTGCGCGACGCGCTCCAGCGGGCGGCCGACGCCCAGAAGGGCACGCCGCCGACCGACGACAAGGGCGCGGACAAGGGCGCGGACAAGAGCGACGACAAGACGCCCGACGCGTCGAAGTCGCCGGACGCGGCCGACCCGCCGAAGAGCGAGTGA
- a CDS encoding tetratricopeptide repeat protein, protein MKTMGDRATLLETGQVDTGRIDTGLTDTDRTDTDRTGELRAAFRTDEGTDTVTADRDTDTATAEYELRHRQAAANGDAASMSVLGSLLLRRGDLDGAEPHLRAATAAGDRAAANNLGVLLHQRGYAEEAAGWWRVAAVAGSAAAAHALGRHYRERGDEPGAEYWLRQSAEHGHALGAYALADLLEHRGDVGAERWLRAAAEQGHREASYRLARLLDRRAGTPTGGGPAADVASRRGITWDTDPRMLRNSTVAPGEKPPAVEAEQWYRQAAARGHRRAALHLGVILEARGELKEAGRWYLTSAKDGEPRAACALGFLLRDAGDEESAAVWWLRAAQEGDGNAANALGAQHAARGEQQTAERWYRAALDAGDINGAYNLGLLCAAQGRTAQAEQWYRRAAYAGHREAANALAILLMQGGDASGAEPWFSKAAEAGSVDAAFNLGILYAGRGDEQGALEWYERAAAAGHTEAALQVGIALLRDGDEQDAEAHLRRAAGGGSAEGAFRLGMLLDARRPPAGPPVLGEPVDEKSECEEWYERAAEQGHRRAQVRVGMLAAGRGDVAGAARWYREAAEAGSLGGAFNLGLLLAREGREPEAQLWWTRAAHAGHGRAALRLALLAARRGELGEGERWCVRAVELGPAEVAERAARLRDALHQELTA, encoded by the coding sequence ATGAAAACTATGGGGGACAGGGCAACTCTGTTGGAGACAGGGCAGGTCGACACGGGGCGGATTGACACGGGACTGACTGATACGGACCGGACTGATACGGACCGGACGGGCGAGCTGCGGGCCGCGTTCCGGACCGACGAAGGAACCGACACCGTCACGGCGGACAGGGACACGGACACCGCCACGGCGGAGTACGAGCTGCGCCACCGGCAGGCCGCCGCGAACGGCGACGCCGCGTCCATGAGCGTCCTCGGGTCCCTGCTGCTGCGCCGCGGCGACCTCGACGGCGCCGAACCCCACCTCCGTGCCGCCACGGCCGCCGGTGACCGCGCCGCCGCCAACAACCTCGGCGTCCTGCTGCACCAGCGCGGGTACGCGGAGGAGGCCGCCGGATGGTGGCGTGTCGCCGCCGTCGCCGGGTCCGCCGCCGCCGCCCACGCCCTCGGCCGCCACTACCGCGAGCGCGGCGACGAGCCCGGCGCCGAGTACTGGCTGCGCCAGTCCGCCGAGCACGGCCACGCCCTGGGCGCGTACGCGCTCGCCGATCTGCTGGAGCACCGGGGCGACGTCGGTGCCGAGCGGTGGCTGCGGGCCGCCGCCGAGCAGGGGCACCGGGAGGCTTCGTACCGTCTGGCGAGGCTGCTGGACCGCCGGGCGGGTACGCCCACGGGCGGCGGGCCCGCAGCGGATGTGGCCAGTCGGCGGGGCATCACCTGGGACACCGATCCGAGGATGCTCCGCAACTCGACCGTCGCGCCCGGGGAGAAGCCGCCCGCGGTGGAGGCCGAGCAGTGGTACCGGCAGGCCGCCGCGCGCGGACACCGGAGGGCCGCCCTGCACCTGGGCGTGATTCTGGAGGCGCGGGGCGAGCTGAAGGAGGCCGGGCGCTGGTACCTGACCTCCGCCAAGGACGGCGAGCCGAGGGCCGCGTGCGCGCTGGGCTTCCTGCTGCGCGACGCGGGCGACGAGGAGAGCGCCGCCGTGTGGTGGCTGCGCGCCGCCCAGGAGGGCGACGGGAACGCCGCGAACGCGCTGGGGGCGCAGCACGCCGCCAGGGGTGAGCAGCAGACGGCGGAGCGGTGGTACCGGGCCGCTCTGGACGCCGGTGACATCAACGGCGCGTACAACCTGGGGCTGTTGTGCGCCGCGCAGGGGCGGACGGCGCAGGCCGAGCAGTGGTACCGGCGGGCGGCGTACGCCGGGCATCGCGAGGCGGCGAACGCGCTGGCGATCCTGCTGATGCAGGGGGGCGACGCCTCCGGGGCCGAGCCGTGGTTCTCCAAGGCGGCCGAGGCGGGCAGCGTCGACGCCGCCTTCAACCTGGGCATCCTGTACGCGGGCCGGGGGGACGAGCAGGGCGCCCTGGAGTGGTACGAGCGGGCTGCCGCGGCCGGGCACACCGAGGCGGCGCTCCAGGTGGGCATCGCGTTGCTGCGGGACGGCGACGAGCAGGACGCGGAGGCGCATTTGCGGCGGGCCGCCGGCGGGGGGAGCGCGGAGGGGGCCTTCCGGTTGGGGATGCTGCTCGACGCGCGTCGGCCCCCTGCCGGGCCGCCCGTCCTCGGGGAGCCCGTGGACGAGAAGTCCGAGTGCGAGGAGTGGTACGAGCGGGCCGCCGAGCAGGGGCATCGGCGTGCCCAGGTACGGGTCGGGATGCTGGCGGCGGGTCGGGGCGACGTCGCGGGCGCGGCGCGGTGGTACCGGGAGGCGGCCGAGGCGGGGAGCCTCGGGGGTGCCTTCAACCTGGGGCTGCTGCTGGCCAGGGAAGGGCGTGAGCCGGAGGCGCAGCTGTGGTGGACGCGGGCGGCGCATGCCGGGCACGGGCGGGCGGCGTTGCGGCTGGCGCTGCTGGCGGCGCGGCGGGGGGAGCTGGGCGAGGGGGAGCGGTGGTGTGTGCGGGCGGTTGAGCTGGGGCCGGCGGAGGTGGCGGAGAGGGCGGCGCGGCTGCGGGACGCGTTGCATCAGGAGCTGACGGCTTAG
- a CDS encoding SDR family oxidoreductase produces the protein MSSPDPQVRATESTVRAARNPSTPSSSSAASPAPSRGSVRGPVVAVTGAASGVGAHLTRRLAESEEIKQVVAIDERRGDVSEAQWHILDVRDPAIAEKLRGADVVVHLALDLDLETDPAARTAYNVRGTQTVLTAAAAAGVHRVVLCTSAMVYGALPDNDIPLSEDAELRATAEATGVGDLLEVERLGRRAPRAHPGLNVTVVRPAVLVGGTDTALTRYFESPRLLVAAGSRPTWQFCHVDDLVSALEYAVLEKVEGELAVGCDGWLEQEEVEELSGIRRMELPSAVALGAAARLHRIGLTPSPAGDLAYTMHPWVVSVSRLHDAGWRPQWTNEEVLAELLKEVEGRHTVAGRRLGRKDATAAGAAGATVALLGTAALVRRARKARRRI, from the coding sequence GTGAGTTCCCCAGATCCGCAGGTTCGCGCAACAGAATCGACAGTTCGCGCAGCGCGAAACCCGTCAACCCCCTCTTCGTCGTCCGCCGCCTCCCCGGCCCCGTCCCGCGGCTCCGTGCGCGGCCCGGTCGTCGCGGTCACCGGTGCCGCGTCCGGCGTCGGCGCCCACCTGACCCGGCGACTGGCCGAGTCCGAGGAGATCAAGCAGGTCGTCGCGATCGACGAGAGGCGCGGCGACGTCTCCGAGGCGCAGTGGCACATCCTCGACGTCCGCGACCCCGCCATCGCCGAGAAGCTGCGCGGCGCGGACGTCGTCGTGCACCTGGCGCTCGACCTCGACCTGGAGACCGACCCCGCGGCCCGTACGGCGTACAACGTGCGCGGCACCCAGACGGTGCTCACGGCAGCCGCCGCCGCAGGGGTGCACCGGGTCGTCCTGTGCACCAGCGCGATGGTCTACGGCGCCCTCCCCGACAACGACATCCCCCTGTCCGAGGACGCCGAGCTGCGCGCCACCGCCGAGGCCACGGGCGTCGGCGACCTCCTGGAGGTCGAGCGCCTGGGCCGCCGCGCCCCGCGCGCCCACCCCGGCCTCAACGTCACCGTCGTCCGCCCCGCCGTCCTCGTCGGTGGTACGGACACGGCGCTGACCCGCTACTTCGAGTCGCCCCGCCTCCTGGTGGCCGCCGGGTCCCGCCCCACCTGGCAGTTCTGCCACGTGGACGACCTGGTGAGCGCCCTGGAGTACGCCGTCCTGGAGAAGGTCGAGGGCGAGCTCGCGGTGGGCTGCGACGGCTGGCTGGAGCAGGAGGAGGTCGAAGAGCTCAGCGGCATCCGCCGCATGGAGCTGCCCTCCGCCGTCGCCCTGGGAGCCGCCGCACGCCTGCACCGGATCGGGCTCACCCCGTCCCCGGCGGGCGACCTGGCGTACACCATGCACCCCTGGGTGGTCAGCGTCTCCCGGCTGCACGACGCGGGCTGGCGGCCGCAGTGGACCAACGAGGAGGTGCTCGCCGAACTCCTCAAGGAGGTGGAAGGGCGGCACACCGTCGCAGGACGCAGGCTCGGCCGCAAGGACGCCACCGCCGCAGGAGCCGCCGGTGCCACCGTCGCGCTGCTCGGTACGGCGGCACTGGTGCGCCGCGCCCGCAAGGCGCGCCGCCGCATCTGA
- a CDS encoding cyclic nucleotide-binding/CBS domain-containing protein, with product MLVRDAMSTMVLTIGPAHTLRQAARLMSARHVGAAIVLDSDTSGLGILTERDVLNSIGAGQDPDLETACSHTTTDVVFASPSWTLEDAAEAMAHGGFRHLIVLDEQGEPVGVVSVRDIIRCWAPSRRRPATLAG from the coding sequence ATGCTCGTACGCGATGCCATGAGCACGATGGTCCTCACCATCGGCCCCGCCCACACACTCCGCCAGGCCGCCCGGCTGATGTCCGCCCGCCACGTCGGCGCGGCCATCGTCCTCGACTCCGACACCAGCGGCCTCGGCATCCTCACCGAGCGCGACGTACTCAACTCCATCGGCGCGGGGCAGGACCCCGACCTGGAGACCGCCTGCTCCCACACCACCACCGACGTTGTCTTCGCCTCCCCGTCCTGGACCCTGGAAGACGCGGCGGAGGCCATGGCGCACGGCGGCTTCCGCCACCTGATCGTGCTGGACGAGCAGGGCGAGCCGGTCGGCGTCGTCTCGGTCCGCGACATCATCCGCTGCTGGGCCCCGAGCCGCCGCCGCCCGGCGACGCTGGCGGGCTGA
- a CDS encoding Fur family transcriptional regulator: MSDLLERLRGRGWRMTAQRRVVAEVLDGDHMHLTADEVHARAVDRLPEISRATVYNTLGEMVSLGEVIEVSTDRRAKRYDPNAHRPHQHLVCAKCGAIRDVHPAGNPLSDLPDTERFGFTISNVEVTYRGICPNCA; the protein is encoded by the coding sequence ATGAGTGACCTACTGGAACGACTGCGCGGACGCGGCTGGCGCATGACCGCACAACGCCGCGTCGTGGCCGAGGTGCTCGACGGGGACCACATGCACCTGACCGCCGACGAGGTGCACGCCCGCGCGGTCGACCGGCTCCCGGAGATCTCGCGCGCCACGGTCTACAACACGCTCGGCGAGATGGTCTCCCTCGGCGAGGTCATCGAGGTCTCCACGGACCGCCGCGCCAAGCGCTACGACCCGAACGCGCACCGCCCCCACCAGCATCTGGTGTGTGCGAAGTGCGGCGCGATCCGCGACGTCCACCCGGCAGGCAACCCCCTGTCCGACCTCCCGGACACGGAACGCTTCGGCTTCACCATCTCGAACGTGGAAGTCACCTACCGAGGCATCTGCCCGAACTGCGCCTGA